The Pseudomonas sp. LFM046 region TTGACTTCGGCGCGCTGAGCGCCAGTGGCCTTGACCTTGACCAGCATCAGTTCGCGCTCGATATGAGCGCTCTCCGACAGGTTCACCAACTTGACCACTTCGATCAGCTTGTTGAGGTTCTTGGTGATCTGCTCGATCACTTCATCGTGGCCGATAGTGGTCAACGTCAGACGCGACAGGGTCGGGTCTTCAGTCGGTGCCACGGTCAGGCTTTCGATGTTGTAGTTGCGCTGAGAGAAGAGACCGACGACGCGGGACAGTGCGCCCGGCTCGTTTTCCAGCAGCAGGGAAATGATGTGTCGCATGTTCAGGTCCGCTCCGTCTTGCTCAGCCACATGTCGCGCATGGCGCCATCCCGAATCTGCATCGGGTACACGTGCTCGCTGGAGTCGACCTGGATGTCGAGGAACACCAGGCGGTTCTTCAGGGAGAACGCTTCTTCCATCTTCGCTTTCAGATCCTTCGGATCGGTCACGCGAATGCCGACGTGGCCATAGGCCTCGGCCAGCTTGACGAAGTCAGGCAGCGATTCCATGTAGGAGTGCGAATAACGGCTGTTGTACTGCATGTCCTGCCACTGGCGAACCATGCCCAGCGCACCGTTGTTCAGGTTGACGATCTTCACCGGCAAGTCGTACTGCAGGCAGGTCGACAGTTCCTGGATGTTCATCTGGATACTGCCCTCGCCGGTCACGCAGGCGACGTCGACTTCCGGGAAGTTCAGCTTGATGCCCATGGCTGCGGGGAAACCGAAGCCCATGGTGCCCAGGCCGCCGGAGTTGATCCAGCGATTGGGCTTGTTGAAGCGGTAATACTGCGCCGCAAACATCTGGTGCTGGCCCACGTCGGAGGTGACGTAGGCATCGCCCTTGGTCACTTCCCAGAGGGTTTCGATCACGCTCTGTGGCTTGATGATGCTGCCGTCGCCCTTGTCGTAGGGGAACAGGTCGCCACCGGCACGCCACTCATCGATCTGCTTCCACCAGGCCGCGACGGTTTCCTTGTTCGGGGTCTCGCCGATTTCCTTGAGGATGGCGACCATCTCGGACAGCACGCTGTCCACCGGGCCAACGATCGGGATGTCGGCCTTGATGGTCTTGGAGATCGAAGCCGGGTCGATGTCGACATGGATGATCTTGGCGTTCGGGCAGAACTTGGCAGCGCCGTTGATGACGCGGTCATCGAAGCGCGCACCGACGGCCAGGATCACATCGGAATGGTGCATCGCCAGGTTGGCGGTGTAGCTGCCGTGCATACCCAGCATGCCGACGAACTGGCGGTCGGTGCCCGGGAAGGCGCCGAGGCCCATCAGAGTGTTGGTGACCGGCAGGTTGAGCATTTTTGCCAGCTCGGTGAGCTGCTCGGACGCATTGCCCATGATCACACCACCACCGGAGTAGAGGATCGGGCGCTTGGCGGCCAGCAGCATTTCGGCGGCCTTGCGGATCTGGCCGGAGTGGCCACGAACGGCAGGGCTGTACGAGCGCAGCTTGACCTTCTTCGGGTAACTGTACTCGAACTTCTGGGTCGGATCGCCCATGTCCTTCGGGATGTCGACCACAACCGGGCCGGGACGGCCGGACTGGGCAATGTAGAACGCCTTCTTGATCACCTCGGGGATTTCCGAGGGATGCTTGATGATGAAGCTGTGCTTCACGATCGGGCGGGAGATACCGACCATGTCGGTCTCCTGGAAGGCATCGGTGCCGACCATGGCGCTCGGCACCTGGCCGGACAGGATCACCATCGGGATGGAGTCCATGTAGGCAGTGGCGATGCCGGTGATGGCGTTGGTCGCGCCGGGGCCGGACGTCACCAGTACTACACCGGGTTTGCCGGTGGCACGGGCGTAACCGTCAGCCATGTGGGTAGCAGCCTGTTCGTGACGGACCAGGATATGGGTCACTTCGTTTTCTTTGAACAGGGCATCGTAGATATGCAGGAGGGCACCACCCGGGTACCCGTAAATGTACTTAACGCCTTCGTCACGCAGCGAGCGGACGACCATTTCAGCGCCAGATAAAAGCTCCACGTTTTTCACCTCTAGAACGCCAGATAACCGCCCGCGACCGGACAGCCTGAATAGGTTTGCCTGCAATCAGCGCGTGAGCGACTGGTGGTCGCCGACTACGTCAGCTACTGACTGAACAGGCATTGGGTCGGCCCCTGAGAGTTGTTGCGGGGCTTTCCCACCCAGCGCGAGGTAACGCGTTGCGGGTGTTACAGGTCGGCGCGGGTGTGCACCTCATCGACTGCTACAGCTTCCGACTTGCGGCCGGCCCACTGGAACAGCGAACCCTGGATTCTTCGGATAAGCACCGTACAAGTCAAGTAATCCGTTGCGGAATCTTGCTTGGATTGCTGTGACGCGACGCAGGATCACGGTTGACGGCTTTTGGTTATAGTTACCGGAGGATTCTCCGTCATCAGAAGGAAACCCCATGCATCGCATGATTCTCGCCGGCAGCCTGCTGCTGGTACTGAGCAGCTCCGCCGTGGCCGGCCAGGTCTACAAGTGGGTAGATGCCCAGGGCGTCACCCATTTCGGCGCGCAGCCGCCCGAAGGCCAGGAAGCCACCAGCGTGAATACCTCGGTGCCCAAGCCGCGCCCCAGCCTTCCGCGCCTGGACAGCGAGCAGGCCGCGCCGCAGAAGCCGGCACCCGAGAAGCAGCCAGTGGGTGACCAGAAGGCCATCGACGAGAAAGTGAAGGCGGAAGTCGCCAGCCAGGAAGCGGAACGCCGCAAGTACTGCGAAAACGTTCGCACCAACCTGGCTCAGCTACAGAACAACCCGCGCCTGCGGGCAGAAGTGAACGGCGAAGTGCGGCGCCTGGATGAAAACGAGCGGCAATCTCGTATCAAGGAAGCCGAAAAGGCGATCAGGGACAACTGCAACTGAGGCCAGGCCTCAGTTCGCACCACCTATAAGCCGATCGAAGGCGCCCAGGGTATCTAGCAACCGCCCCACCTCGGCGAGCCGCTCCCGGTAGACCTCCTCCGCCATGGCGCGGATTCCCGACGCGCGAGGCAACTCCAGGTCATTCTCGAGAATGACCTTCATGCGCGGCAGGAAAATCCACTGCAACCATTGCTCGAAGGCCAGGGTATCCACGCAAAAGGGTGCGGTGCTGGCCAGGGCATCCGCACTGGGCGCGACTTCTGCCCACCATCCAAGACCGCGCAACTCCCGCTCAATGAGCAGGAGTTGGTCAGCCACGGCGACGCAGCGCGGATCCATCAGAGATTGACCTTGGCGCGGTCACGGGCCAGGGCAGCACCAGACGGGTCGCCCTGACGCTCGCGGGAGCGGGCGATCAGATCCCACAGGCTGGCTTGCAGGGCCGGCCGGCCGTTGGCGTAGGTCAACGCACGACGGGCGAACTGCTCAGCCTGGGCGGCGTCGCCCTGGGCCAGGCGTACTTCAGCCAGCTGATAGAGCACCTGGGGCTCGCGCGGCGCGATGCGCTGGGCGCGTTCCAGGCTGGCAGCGGCACCGTTGAGGTCGCCACCGCCCTGCTGCTGCTGAGCGGTGGTCAGCAGCGCTAGCACCGGGCCATCGAGCTGCTCGTCGGCAGCCAGACCGCCGCTGCTGGGAATACCGCTCGGCGCGCTCGGAGCCGGTGCGCTGTAACTCGGCGAACCATAGCTGGGAGCGCCATAGGTCGGTGCGCTGGGCGCGGCCGCAGGGCCGGTCGTAATCGGACCGGGCGTAATGGCGCCGCTGGTGATGCTGCCACTGATGGGCGCGCTGGGAGCCGGTGCTGCCACTGCGGAACCGGTGCTGGCGCCGGGCACCATCACGACCACGCCGGAATCCTCAGGAGTGCTGCGAGGCGCTGCAGGCGCTTGATTGTAGCCACCGCGATTGGGGGCTCCCTGCTCCAGTTCGGACAGCGCCGCGCCGGAGTCAACCACAGGAATGGCACCACGCTGCGGGGAGGCGCAACCCGCCAGCAGGGTGACTGCCGCAAGGGCGGGAATCCAGGCTTTACTCACGTTTCATCCTCTCGGTTCATTGCATCCAGCCGCGAACCCAGTCCATCACCGAGTCCACGGGGGCGCCCAGGCCACAAGGCGCGCCTGGGACGGGTTCGCTGCCACGAATGTAGGGCATCTGCACAGCACCCGGGCAGCTCGGGTCGGTTCCCTGGCCACTGTGCGGGTCAATCCACGCCTGTACCACGTTGTCCGGCATCGGCATGTCCAGTGGCAGCGGGTCAGCCTTGCGCATGAAGCTGGTCCACACCTGCAGGGCACCGGTAGCGCCGGTCAACGGCGTCTTGCCGTTATCATCGCGCCCCAGCCAGACCACGGCCAGCAGGTCCTGGCTGAAGCCGGCAAACCAGCTGTCCCGCGAATCGTTGGTGGTGCCGGTCTTGCCCGCCAAGGTCAGGGACGACGGCAGCTGGCTGTACACCGAACGCGCGGTACCTTCGCGCATCACTCGCTGCATGGCGTTCTGCACCAGGTAGATCGCGCCCGGATCGAAGCGCTGCTGGATCTGGAAGGGGTAACGCTTGAGCGGTTCACCCTCCGAGGTCAGCACGCTGCGAATCGCCCGCAACGGAGTGTTGAAGCCACCGTTGGCCAGGGTCTGGTACATGGTCGCCACTTCCATCGGGCTCAGCGCGCCGGCGCCGAGGAGCATCGAGGGATAAGCCGGCCACTCGCGGGAAACCCCCAGCCTCTCAAGGGTTTTGAGCACATTGGGGACGCCCAGTTCCAACCCGAGCTTGGCAGTCGACAGGTTGTAGGAATTGGCCAGCCCCTGGTACAGGTAAATGGTGCCGTGGGCGCGGTGATCGTAGTTCTGCGGACGCCAGACCTGGCCGTCCTGCCCCTTCACGGAGAACGGCTCATCAGCCACCCAGCTCGTCAGCGTGTACTGGCTGGGACGCTCCAACGCAGTGAGATAGACCGCCGGCTTGATCAGCGAACCGATGGGGCGCACAGCGTCGACAGCGCGGTTGAAACCCGCGAAGCGCGGCTGACGACTGCCGATCAGCGCCTGGATCTCGCCGGTTTCCGGATTGCTCACCACCATGGCCGATTCCACCTGATCCACGCCCTTGCGCCCTTCCAGGCGTTTCAGGGTTTCGTTCAGCGAAGTCTCCGCCTTGGACTGCAGGATGGGGTCGAAACTGGTGAAGATGCGCAGGCCTTCCTCGGTCAGGTCCTCCTCGCGGTAGTCCTCACGCAGCTGGCGTTTCACCAGGTCGAGGAATGCCGGGTAGGAGCTGTCGGCCAGGCTGCCGCGCGTACTCACGCCCAGCGGCTTCTGCTTGGCCGCGGCGGCCTCTTCGGGGGTAACCACGCCTTGCTCGGCGAGCAGATCGAGCACCAGATTGCGGCGCTCCAGCGCACGCTCGGGATAACGGCGCGGGTTGTAGTAGGACGGGCCCTTGACCATCCCCACCAACATCGCGATCTGGTGCAGCTTCAGCTCCGCCAACGGCTGGCTGAAGTAGTACTGACTGGCGAGGCCGAAGCCGTGGATGGCGCGCTGGCCGTCCTGACCGAGGAACACCTCGTTGAGATAGGCCTCGAGAATCTCGCGCTTGTCGTAGTGCAGCTCCAGCAGCACCGCCATCATGGCCTCGGTGGCCTTGCGGGAAATGCTTCGCTCGTTCGTCAGGAAGAAGTTCTTCACCAACTGCTGCGTCAGCGTACTGCCGCCCTGGCGCAGCTCGCCGGCGGTAGCGTTGACCCAGAAAGCGCGGACAATCGACTTGGGCGAAACGCCGTAGTGATTGAAGAACTCCCGGTCCTCGGTCGCCACCAGGGTTTCGACCATGTAGGCCGGCACCTGGTCCAGCTTGATCAGGACCCGATCTTCGTGGTGGGCGGGATAGAGGCCGCCGATCAGCAGCGGCTCAAGGCGGGCCACCGCGAGGTTGGAGCCATTGGCCTGAGTCAGGCCGGCGACGTAGTCACCGGAGAAGCGCACGCGGACCCGCTGGGCCGGCTCGGCGCCTTCATAGAACTGGAAGCCACGCGTGTTCAGATCGACGGTGCTACCCGCAACCGAGGCAGCGCCGGGGCCGTTGGACACACTCTCGCGTCGATAGCCCAAGGCATCCAGTTCCTTGAGGAAGTCATCCTTGGACAGCTTCAAGCCGACGAACAGCTCCAAGGGCCGGGCATAGACCTTGGCAGGAACCGTCCAGCGCTTGCCGGAGAATTTCTCCTGCACCACGGCATCGAGATAGATAGCGAAACCGGCCAGTACCACCAGGCCAACCAGGCCCAGTTTGAAGGCCCAGCCCAACCATGGGCGAAGGCCGCTGGAGCGGTGTTTAGAGCGGGATTTGGGGGATCGGGGACGTGTCATGGCGGCGCATTATACGCACTTTATCCACAGCCAACATGCACGCCCTGACGGTTTGCAGGCCTGCTCGCAGAGGCGATAATGCGCGGCTTCGACAGCGAGTGAACAAGGAACGCCCGTGAGCCAGTCCCTGATAGCAGCCCTGCAGAATCCGGCCCTCTATTCCCACCCCGTGGACGGGTTCCAGGTGATCGAGACGCACATCTCCTGGGTGCTGCTGACCGGCAGCTACGTCTACAAGATCAAGAAGCCGGTGAACTTCGGCTTCCTCGATTTCACGAGCCTCGACTCCCGCCGCCACTTCTGCGGCGAAGAACTGCGCCTTAACCAGCGTCTGACCCGCGACCTCTACCTGGAAGTCCTGCCCATCACCGGCAGCCCCGAGGCCCCGCAGATCGGCGGCGAAGGTCCGGCCATCGAATACGTGCTGAAAATGCGCCAGTTCCCCCAGGAAAACCTGCTCAGCGCCCTGCAGGCCCGCGGTGAACTGACGCCCGCCCATGTGGACGCCCTGGCGGGACAGATCGCCAGCTTCCACCTGGCCGCCCCCAGGGTGGCGATGGACCACCCGCTGGGCACCCCGGACGCGGTAATGATGCCCGTGCGGCAGAACTTCGAGCAGATTCGCCCGATGCTCGACGACAAGGCCGACCTGCCGCAACTGGACGCACTGGAAGCCTGGGCCGAGAGCAGTTTCGAGCGCCTCAAGCCGCTGCTGGCACGACGCAAGCAGGAAGGCTTCATCCGCGAATGCCACGGCGACATCCACCTGGGCAACGCCACCCTGATCGATGGCCAGGTCGTGCTCTTCGACTGCATCGAATTCAACGAGCCCTTCCGCTTCACCGACGTCTATGCCGATATCGCCTTCATCGCCATGGACCTGGAAGACCGCGGCCTCAAGTCCCTCTCGCGCCGCCTGGTCAACCAGTACCTGGAACAGACCGGCGATTACGAAGGCCTGGAGCTCCTCAACTTCTACAAGGCCTACCGCGCCATGGTACGGGCGAAGATTGCCCTGTTCAGCCTGGCCCACCAGACCGACGCCGTACAAAAGGCCGCCACCATCCGCCAGTACCGCAACTATGCCGGGCTGGCCGAGAGCTATAGCGCCATCCCCTCCCCGTTCCTTGCGATTACCCACGGTGTATCAGCCTCGGGCAAGAGCCACGTGGCACTGCGTCTGGTGGAAGCCTTCGGTGCCATCCGCCTGCGCTCGGACGTGGAGCGCAAGCGCCTGTTCGGCGAGCAACAGGCCGACGCCGAGGGCCTGCAGAGCGGTATCTACAGCCAGGACGCCAGCGCCGCCACCTACCAGCACCTGAGCCAACTGGCGAGTGCTGTCTTGCGCGCCGGCTTCCCGGTGGTCATCGACGCCACCTTCCTCAAGCAGGTTCAGCGCCAGGCTGCCCGCAAGGTGGCGGAGGAGACCGCAACGCCATTCCTGATCCTCGACTGCCATGCACCGGAAGCGGTGATCGAGGCCTGGCTCGCCCAGCGCCAGGCGGAAGGCGGTGACCCGTCCGACGCCACGCTCGAGGTGGTGCGCGCCCAACTGGCCAGCCGCGAAGCACTCGACGCGGGCGAACAGGCCCAGAGCAAGCGCATCGACACCGACCAGGAAGCCAGCCTCGACAGCCTGGTCGAGCAGATTCGCGCCCACCTGCCGGGCGCCTGAATCCGTCCATCCCCCGCCGCGACGGCAAGCTCCGTCGCGGCTTCTATACTCCCGCCACAGCCGAAGCCCGAAGCACCTTCCGCAGTCGCCAAAAGCCCCAAGGGCCAGAGGCGCCCCTTACCCGGAAGAAGCCCTTCAGAGCCGGCCCTATCGCACGAGCAGTGATCGTTTTCCGCGCATGGAACGCGCGAGGATGGGCGATAGCACTAAGCCACGCCCTCGTGGATGGCCGCTACACTTATCCACAGCCCTGTCCCTTTCGCGCTCTACCCATTGCACGGAGGCTCGATGAACGACGAACTGCAACACATGAAGAACCTGGGCAAGACTTCAGCGCAATGGCTGCATGCCGTCGGCATCCACAGCGCATCCGACCTGCGCAGGCTTGGCGCGGTAGGCGCCTACAAGGCCGTCCGGGCGCGGGGATTCAGGGCCTCGAAAGTACTGCTCTACGCCATAGAAGGTGCTCTGCTGGACGTTCACTGGAACGATCTGCCCCCCGGCCACAAGGCAGAACTGAACCACCAACTGGACACTCCTATCGCCAACAACAAGAGCTAGCTCACAACCTCCGACAAGAGTGATTTACCGGCAAGGCAGAGGTCCCTATTGTTTCAGGGACCTTCGTACGTCACTGCCATTCCAGACAGTTCAAGGAATTACTGCCATGTACCTACTCGGGGAGCAACCGGCCTACGCCGACCAGCTGATCAACAGACTGCAGAGCATCCCCGGACAGTTGCTCGAAGGCCTGGAGCCGGCTGGCCCTGCCGTGCGCCTGGAACAGGTGGACGACCTGTCCCCGCTGCTGCCGGGCAACCAGATTTTCCTGATCGAAAACGGGCTGCTCCACGCCACCGTCGACGAGCGCCCGCTTTTCTATCTGCAGGAAGGTGACCTCGTAGGCCTGCGCCAGGGCATCGACTTGCCGGCCTGCCGCTACAGCAGCGACGAACCCATCAGCCTGCTGCCTTTCAATCGCGGCGAGGTGTTCAAGCACATCTACGGCAACGAGAAGCGCCAGGAACTGTTCATCCAGTACCTGGTGGGCCACACCGCCCTGCTCTCGGACGCCGTGGCCCGCCTGAAGCAACCGGATGTACGTCCCGCCACCGGCTTCCAGCACT contains the following coding sequences:
- the ilvN gene encoding acetolactate synthase small subunit; translated protein: MRHIISLLLENEPGALSRVVGLFSQRNYNIESLTVAPTEDPTLSRLTLTTIGHDEVIEQITKNLNKLIEVVKLVNLSESAHIERELMLVKVKATGAQRAEVKRTTDIFRGQIVDVTSSVYTIQLAGTSDKLDSFIQAIGTSSILETVRSGVTGISRGDKVLTV
- a CDS encoding acetolactate synthase 3 large subunit, whose translation is MELLSGAEMVVRSLRDEGVKYIYGYPGGALLHIYDALFKENEVTHILVRHEQAATHMADGYARATGKPGVVLVTSGPGATNAITGIATAYMDSIPMVILSGQVPSAMVGTDAFQETDMVGISRPIVKHSFIIKHPSEIPEVIKKAFYIAQSGRPGPVVVDIPKDMGDPTQKFEYSYPKKVKLRSYSPAVRGHSGQIRKAAEMLLAAKRPILYSGGGVIMGNASEQLTELAKMLNLPVTNTLMGLGAFPGTDRQFVGMLGMHGSYTANLAMHHSDVILAVGARFDDRVINGAAKFCPNAKIIHVDIDPASISKTIKADIPIVGPVDSVLSEMVAILKEIGETPNKETVAAWWKQIDEWRAGGDLFPYDKGDGSIIKPQSVIETLWEVTKGDAYVTSDVGQHQMFAAQYYRFNKPNRWINSGGLGTMGFGFPAAMGIKLNFPEVDVACVTGEGSIQMNIQELSTCLQYDLPVKIVNLNNGALGMVRQWQDMQYNSRYSHSYMESLPDFVKLAEAYGHVGIRVTDPKDLKAKMEEAFSLKNRLVFLDIQVDSSEHVYPMQIRDGAMRDMWLSKTERT
- a CDS encoding DUF4124 domain-containing protein, whose translation is MHRMILAGSLLLVLSSSAVAGQVYKWVDAQGVTHFGAQPPEGQEATSVNTSVPKPRPSLPRLDSEQAAPQKPAPEKQPVGDQKAIDEKVKAEVASQEAERRKYCENVRTNLAQLQNNPRLRAEVNGEVRRLDENERQSRIKEAEKAIRDNCN
- a CDS encoding YqcC family protein — translated: MDPRCVAVADQLLLIERELRGLGWWAEVAPSADALASTAPFCVDTLAFEQWLQWIFLPRMKVILENDLELPRASGIRAMAEEVYRERLAEVGRLLDTLGAFDRLIGGAN
- a CDS encoding tetratricopeptide repeat protein — encoded protein: MSKAWIPALAAVTLLAGCASPQRGAIPVVDSGAALSELEQGAPNRGGYNQAPAAPRSTPEDSGVVVMVPGASTGSAVAAPAPSAPISGSITSGAITPGPITTGPAAAPSAPTYGAPSYGSPSYSAPAPSAPSGIPSSGGLAADEQLDGPVLALLTTAQQQQGGGDLNGAAASLERAQRIAPREPQVLYQLAEVRLAQGDAAQAEQFARRALTYANGRPALQASLWDLIARSRERQGDPSGAALARDRAKVNL
- the mrcB gene encoding penicillin-binding protein 1B, whose product is MTRPRSPKSRSKHRSSGLRPWLGWAFKLGLVGLVVLAGFAIYLDAVVQEKFSGKRWTVPAKVYARPLELFVGLKLSKDDFLKELDALGYRRESVSNGPGAASVAGSTVDLNTRGFQFYEGAEPAQRVRVRFSGDYVAGLTQANGSNLAVARLEPLLIGGLYPAHHEDRVLIKLDQVPAYMVETLVATEDREFFNHYGVSPKSIVRAFWVNATAGELRQGGSTLTQQLVKNFFLTNERSISRKATEAMMAVLLELHYDKREILEAYLNEVFLGQDGQRAIHGFGLASQYYFSQPLAELKLHQIAMLVGMVKGPSYYNPRRYPERALERRNLVLDLLAEQGVVTPEEAAAAKQKPLGVSTRGSLADSSYPAFLDLVKRQLREDYREEDLTEEGLRIFTSFDPILQSKAETSLNETLKRLEGRKGVDQVESAMVVSNPETGEIQALIGSRQPRFAGFNRAVDAVRPIGSLIKPAVYLTALERPSQYTLTSWVADEPFSVKGQDGQVWRPQNYDHRAHGTIYLYQGLANSYNLSTAKLGLELGVPNVLKTLERLGVSREWPAYPSMLLGAGALSPMEVATMYQTLANGGFNTPLRAIRSVLTSEGEPLKRYPFQIQQRFDPGAIYLVQNAMQRVMREGTARSVYSQLPSSLTLAGKTGTTNDSRDSWFAGFSQDLLAVVWLGRDDNGKTPLTGATGALQVWTSFMRKADPLPLDMPMPDNVVQAWIDPHSGQGTDPSCPGAVQMPYIRGSEPVPGAPCGLGAPVDSVMDWVRGWMQ
- a CDS encoding AAA family ATPase: MSQSLIAALQNPALYSHPVDGFQVIETHISWVLLTGSYVYKIKKPVNFGFLDFTSLDSRRHFCGEELRLNQRLTRDLYLEVLPITGSPEAPQIGGEGPAIEYVLKMRQFPQENLLSALQARGELTPAHVDALAGQIASFHLAAPRVAMDHPLGTPDAVMMPVRQNFEQIRPMLDDKADLPQLDALEAWAESSFERLKPLLARRKQEGFIRECHGDIHLGNATLIDGQVVLFDCIEFNEPFRFTDVYADIAFIAMDLEDRGLKSLSRRLVNQYLEQTGDYEGLELLNFYKAYRAMVRAKIALFSLAHQTDAVQKAATIRQYRNYAGLAESYSAIPSPFLAITHGVSASGKSHVALRLVEAFGAIRLRSDVERKRLFGEQQADAEGLQSGIYSQDASAATYQHLSQLASAVLRAGFPVVIDATFLKQVQRQAARKVAEETATPFLILDCHAPEAVIEAWLAQRQAEGGDPSDATLEVVRAQLASREALDAGEQAQSKRIDTDQEASLDSLVEQIRAHLPGA
- a CDS encoding TfoX/Sxy family protein, with the translated sequence MNDELQHMKNLGKTSAQWLHAVGIHSASDLRRLGAVGAYKAVRARGFRASKVLLYAIEGALLDVHWNDLPPGHKAELNHQLDTPIANNKS
- a CDS encoding cyclic nucleotide-binding domain-containing protein → MYLLGEQPAYADQLINRLQSIPGQLLEGLEPAGPAVRLEQVDDLSPLLPGNQIFLIENGLLHATVDERPLFYLQEGDLVGLRQGIDLPACRYSSDEPISLLPFNRGEVFKHIYGNEKRQELFIQYLVGHTALLSDAVARLKQPDVRPATGFQHFSAGDELIHQGDEADHVFIIIEGHAEAFVDGQKVGDVQKDEIFGAMAVFTRERRSATVVASEACTVMVIPKEQFLSLMQSNPRIAHSLIESMARRIDLLNKEVTQLRLSPERA